GCGCATCCGAAGTTCTTCGCGGAGATGAACCTGGCGCTTGAGGACACCTCCCTCGACATCTGGAAATCGTATCTGCGTTGGAACGTGATCAACGCGACCTCGCCCTATCTGTCCAGCGAGTTCGCCGAGGCCGACTTCGACTTCTACAGCAAGACCCTCAGCGGGACCGAAGAGATGCGTCCTCGCTGGAAGCGGGTCATCGACCAGACCAGCGGTAGCCTTGGTGAGGCGTTGGGCGAGGTCTACGTCGAGCGTGCGTTCCCGCCGGAGACCAAGGCCCGTGCCGACGCGATGATCGAGAATCTCCGTGCGGCCGTTCACGGTCGCATCTCGAATCTCGACTGGATGGGTGAAGAGACGCGCGAGAGCGCTCTAGCAAAGCTTGAAGGCTTCAACACCAAGATCGGTTACCCCGATGAGTGGCGAGACTACTCGTCCCTCGAGATCGGCACCGAGAGCTATCTGGCCAACATCCGTGCCGCCAATGCCTTCGAGCAGCGACGACAGCTGAACAAGATCGGCCAGCCCATCGATCGCAACGAGTGGGGCATGGCCCCGCAGACGATCAACGCCTACTACAACCCCGTGATGAACGAGATCGTCTTCCCCGCCGCCATCATGCAGCCGCCGTTCTTCGACGGAACGATCGACGACGCGATCAACTACGGGGCGATGGGTGGTGTGATCGGTCACGAATTCATGCACGGCTTTGACGATCAGGGCAGCCGCTTCGACGTCAACGGCAACATGCAGAACTGGTGGAGCGACGACGACCGCACGCGTTTCGAGGAGCGCACGGCCAAGTTGGTCGAGCAGTACGACGGATTCGTGGCGGTGGACGATCTTCACGTCAACGGGCAGTTGACCCTTGGTGAGAACATCGGCGACCTGGCCGGAATCACGATGTCCTACTACGCACTGCAGAAGGCCCTCGAGACCGACAACCCCGGCGAGATCGATGGCTTCACGCCGGAGCAGCGCTTCTTCCTGTCGTGGGCGCGGGCCTGGCGACGTAACTATCGCGACGAGTCGATCAAGTTGCAGGTCAACAGCGATCCGCACTCGCCGTCGATGTTCCGTGCTAACGGTCCTCTGGCCAACATGCCGGAGTTTGCCGCGGCCTGGGGCTGCGAGCCCGGTGACCCGATGGTCCTCGGCGACGACATGCGAGCCGATATCTGGTAGATCGGATGGGGTCAGGTCAACCGGCCTGGCCCCACTTCGCGCTAGCGTCTGACCGGTAGCGTGATGGCCGAGGGATATTCGGCCGAATGATGAAGGGTGTTGTGAGCCTCGACACCCTCTTCCTCATCGACGTTGTTTCCGCCGGTGTTCAGATTCCGCATGTACTGCGGAAACTTGCTGGATGCCACTTCCACGCGGATGCGATGACCCTTCTTGAATTCGTAGCTGGTGGACATCGCCGTCGGTGTCAATAAATAAATCTGTCCCCTTTTCATCATCTCGGGGTTTTTGTAGCCGTTGCGGTAGCGAGTGCGGAGGATCGTGTCGTCGATGTTGTAGGCGGTTCCGTCGGGGTGGACGTCGACGAGTTTGACGGTGAAGTCGGTGTCCTTGACGTCGGACGAGACGAACAGCCTGGTGCGGACAAAGCCGGTGACATCCAGGGACTCGTCCAGAGGTGAGGATGTGTAGACCAGCACATCGGCACGGGCCTCGATGCCGCGCTGGTCAAAGCTGCCGCCATCCGAGGCCCCACCGTTACAACAGACCCCGCCACCGAGAGATGGGACGGGGTTCATCGGGTCGTAGGTGAAGCTGTCGGACTGAGCACCTGTCGCTTGCTCGGTCGATAACGCCCCGTCACCGAACAGACTGTTGGCCGCTCCGTCGCTTTCCAGGTAGAACGTTACGGGCTTCACATCTTTCGGTGGCCACTGTTCGGCCGCACTCCACTCGTTGCGACCCATCGTGTAGAACTGGACTCGCGGTGTTTCCTTGCCGAAGCCGTTCTTCTCGCCCTTCACGTAGTGATCGAGGAACGAGAACATCGTGTCGTAGTACGGAAACGTCGCGTCTCCGACGTTGAGTTCGCCGACGATCAGGTCCTCGTTTTCTGGGGTGCGATAGAACCCACAGTGAAGCGTCGGCGCGACGATCATGTACTGGCCGTCGCGAACGCTCTTGTCGTCGGCGTTCTTGCGAACATGGTTGAACAGCGCCAGGTTCGGTCCCTGACTGACGTCAAACCAGCTGTTGAACCAGAAAGCCGGGACTCCGAAACCCTCGTTGTCGTGGTACAGGCCGCCGTCGTACCAGCGAGGATCTTCCGGTTGACGGGTCAGGAGGTCGACAGCCGGACCGTCGTTGCCGCCCACACTCGAGAGCCACTCGGTCGCGGGAAGCGTCCGAAGCTGTTTCTTCCAATCGACCTCGGGCATCTTTGGGGCAAGGTCGTACATCTTCCGCAATCGTTGGAGTTGCGATTGGGTGAGATCGGCAGGGAACTGCGGCCGGATACCCTGCTGCACGTTGTAGAGCCAGACCATGAACAGCGTCTGATGGACGCCGCCCTTGTACCAGTTGCCCTGCTCGTGAAACTCGCCGACGCGTCCGATCCCGGCACCGGCGGCCATCGGGATCATCGCCGCATGGGCCGGATGATCCTGCGCCGCCAGCCCCATCTGCCATTCCGCGGAGGACGAGCAGCCCCATGTCGCAACCTTGCCGGTGGACCACTCCTGCTCGGCGAGCCAGGTCAACGTGTCGTACCCGTCCTGTCGCGGTCGGCCGAGGATTTCCCACTCACCTTCCGAGTAATAGCGACCCCGCTCGTTCTGTATGACAAGTGCGTAGCCGTGATCGATGGCCTGCAGGGCCCACTGTAACTGGGGCCCCTGGATCTTGTTGAAGTTGTAGGGCGTCTTCACCAGGAGGGCGGGAAACGGTCCTTCCCCCTTCGGAAGATAGACATCCGTCGCAAGCTCGACGCCATCCCGCATCGGGACCATGATCATCGTCTCGGCTTCGGTGATGCTCTTGAAGCGGGTCTCGTCGTCGTCCGCCGTGACTGAGCCAACCGCAGCCAGGAACAGGCACAGGATTGTGAGGACACGCATGTTCTCTCCCTTCATTTTCCGGGTCATTTTATGGTGGCCCCGCGTCGCTCCCGACGCCAACAAATAAATCTGTCCCCTTTTTTGTGACTAGCGGTTCGAAGGAGAGGTAGCGCATGCCGACGAAGGCCAACAGCTGGCTCACCGCCAACACGGCGAAGTTGATCCATGGATCCTCGAAACTCGAGTTGGGATAAAACCCGTCGCTCCTGAATTTCATGAACTCGATGGGGATCCAATGCAGCGAGATGACACTGGTCAAAACGATTCTTGTCCACGGAGAGACAAAGTCGATCCGTCGACTCTCATCGACCGCGGCGCCGGGAAGGGTCGACATCGCAGCCCGATTCAACAATCGGAATAGAAAGTAGAACCCTGCGGCGATCACCGGTGTCGAGACCACCTTGAACAGCCGAACACTCCACGGGACATCCGGTCGGTACGCGATTGCGGCGAGTGGCGAGTCCAGTAACCAAAGAGTGACGGCGCTGCCGCGGGAGTAGGAGAGCATGCGAATGACGCCGATCATGCACAAAAGTGCCGCAATCACGACGGAAAACAGTGCCGAGAGATTCAGTCGCCTCGATCCGACCATTTCGCAGGCTAGCACGACCCTGAGATTTTTTTACTCTGTGGCCGGGTCGGTCAGCGTATATTCGTCCGGTCGACATCAGAGGAGGTCGGCGCTTTTTTGAACAACAGAGGGGCAATCGATGAAAGACAGATTGAAACTGATTTGCGCTCTGGCGGTCATCCTGACGCTGGGAGTTGGAATCACCGCCGCGCAGACACCCATCGGCATCGCTCGCGCCGACGACATTCGTGCGATTCAGACGGTTCAGCTGGTCTCGGCGCCGGCTGTCGACCTGCAGGTCGTCACCGCCGAGGACATCGACCGCGATCTGGCAGGCCTGGCACCTCGTTATGCCATCGCCAACGCCGTTTCGATCACTCCGGAGCGTGACGGCATCTGGGAAGACCTGGGTGACGGCACCCTGATCTGGCGTGTTCGCGCGGGTGCTCCCGGTGCAATTTCGATCAATCTGGGCTTCGGTCAATACGTTATGACCCCCAACGGATCCCTTCGCATTTACTCCGTCGATGGGCAGCATGTCCGTCGGCCGTTCACCGCCGTGGACAATGCGCTTCACGGTGAGCTGTGGACCCCGCTCCTGATCACCGACGAAATCGTCGTCGAGGTCGTTCTGCCTGCGGAGGAACGTGACAATCTGCGTCTGGAGCTGACCTCCGTCAACGTCGGTTACCGGGAGTTTGGTTCGGACAATCGCTCCGGGTCCTGCAACGTCGATGTGATCTGCCCCGACGGCGACGGCTGGCGTGGCGAGATTCCGTCGGTCGCCGCGATCTCCACCGGCGGCAGCCTGTTCTGTAGCGGCTTCATGGTCAACAACACCGCCCAGGACACGACGCCGTACTTCATGACGGCCTATCACTGTGGCATCTCCGCCGGCAACGCCGCCTCTCTCGTCACCTACTGGAACTACGAGACAGACAGCTGTGGCGGTGCGCGGAATGGCTCACTCAATCAGTTCCAAACCGGTTCGTTCTTCCGTTCCCGTTGGAGCACGTCGGACTTTGCGCTCGTCGAGATGGACAGCGACCCCGATCCGGCCTGGGGCGTCACCTTCGCCGGTTGGAATCGATCCGGAGCCGAAGCCACCACGGCGGTGGCGATCCATCATCCGTCGGTCGACGAAAAGGCGATCAGCTTCGAGTTTGACGCAACGACGACGACGTCCTATCTGGGCACCTCCGTCCCTGGTAACGGGACGCATGTGAGGGTCGCCGACTGGGACACCGGCACCACCGAGGGTGGGTCTTCCGGTTCACCGCTGTTCAACCAGAATCATCAGGTGATCGGCCAGCTGCATGGCGGCTATGCGGCGTGTGGCAACAACTCGGCTGACTGGTACGGAAAGTTCTCCGTCTCATGGAATGGCGGTGGGACGTCCAGTACCCGACTGAGCACCTGGCTCGATCCGGGTAACACCGGTGCCAACTCGGTCAACACCCTGGTCGTCGGCGGTTGCTCCAACAACGGCGATTGTGACGACGGCGCTTTCTGCAACGGCGCCGAGACCTGCGGCGGCGGCGGCAGCTGCCAGCCCGGTAACGATCCCTGTCCCGGCCAGGCCTGCAACGAGAGCAACGACAGCTGCGAGCCACTCGTCTGCAACAACGACGGCACCTGCGATGCCGGCGAAGATTGCAACAACTGTGGCGACGACTGTATCTCCGGAACTGGAGTCAGCTGTGGCGACGGCGTCTGTGAGACGGCGGCCGGTGAAGACTGCTTCTCCTGCCCGAGCGACTGCAATGGCAAGACCAATGGCAATCCGAACAACCGGTATTGTTGTGGCAATGGCACTCCGTGCACCGACAGTCGATGTAGTAACAACGGAAACATCTGCACCACGTCCGGTGGTGGAATGTCCTACTGTTGTGGCGACATGGCCTGCCAGGGTGACGAGAACAACTCCAACTGTTCCATCGACTGTGGCCCCCCGCCGGTCTGCGGCGACAATGTCTGTGATGTCGGCGCCGGCGAAGACTGCGCCTCCTGCGCGGCGGACTGCTGTGGAAGCTGCGATCCGGTCGGAACGTCCTGCATCGACGACTCGGATTGCTGCTCCAACAAGTGCAAGGGGCCGTCCGGTGGCAAGACCTGCAAATAGTCTGGGTTAAGCCAAGCTAGGTTACGATAAAGACGGGGGAGGCCCAGCCTCCCCCGTTTTTCTTTGGGCAGACGACTACGAGGACCGCACCATGATCCGCATCTGGACCCACCTGATCGCCTCTCTTGTCCTTGCGTTGATCACGTTCTTCCTCGCTCACACCTCCGCGATGGCCGGAACGGAGCCCTTGACCTTCACGGAGCTGATGAAGTTCAAGAAGATCGAGGGAGCGACACTCTCCCGCGACGGATCCTGGGTCGCCTACACCCTCAAACCCGATCGCGGCGACGGCGAGGCCGTCGCTCGCAAGGTTGACGACGAGACCGAGCACCGCGTCGCCGGCTGCTCCGCGCCACAGCTATCGGGCGACGCGCGCTGGATGGCCTGCACGGTACTCCCCAGCCAGGAAGAACGAGACACGGCCGCCGGCAAGAAGAAGGATGACGACAAACCGCGGAACGGCATGGCCCTGGTTTCGTTGGCAGACGGCACCGAGACACACATCGACGAGGTCGAGTCCTTCGCCTTCAGCGACGACGGTCGATGGATCGCCTGGAAGCTCTACAAGAGCCGCGATGAGGAAGACGAAGAACAAGAAGAAGAAGAGACAGAGAAATCAGACGAAGAGAAGGAAGACGACGATCGCCCGGTGGGAACCGGTCTGCTGCTTCGCGATCTCTCCGGCGACGGGACAATCGAGATCCCGTTCGTCACCGCGTTCTCGTTCGACGAACCCTCCCGACATCTGGCCTACACGACGGCCACGCCGGACGGCAAGGAGAACGGGATCCATGTCCGCCAGCTGGGACTCGATGCCACGCCCCATCGCGCGATCCACACGGGTGACAACGTGCGAATCTCCCATCCGATCTGGGCGGAAGATTCAAGCCTGCTTGGTTTCCTGGCGGCGGTGGACGACGAGGATCACGAGCCGGGTCCTGCGGATCTCTGGGTCTGGGATGGGGACGAACCCCGGCGAAGGGCCGCAAGCGAAGATGCTCCGGACGGCTGGCGGATCCCCTCGACCAACAAGCTGACCTGGAGTCGCGACGGTGAACGGTTGTTCTTCGGCTATGGAACTCGTAAACCGGAAGAGTCTGAGGACGAGTCCGAAGAGGACGACGATCCCTACGACCCTTACGACAACGAAGCGCTACTGGAAAAACGCAAGGTCGACGTCTGGCACTGGGACGATCCGTACATCATCCCGAATCAGAAGAAGCGCTGGGACAAGGAAGAGAAGGATCGCGTCTACCTCGCGGTGCTCCATCGTGGGTCGGGCAAGGTCGTCCGTCTTGCGGATCCAGATCATCCCAACGTCACCCCGGCGAATAATCCGCGAGCGGTGATCGGCCGGTCGTCCCTTCCC
The DNA window shown above is from Acidobacteriota bacterium and carries:
- a CDS encoding CocE/NonD family hydrolase, with product MRVLTILCLFLAAVGSVTADDDETRFKSITEAETMIMVPMRDGVELATDVYLPKGEGPFPALLVKTPYNFNKIQGPQLQWALQAIDHGYALVIQNERGRYYSEGEWEILGRPRQDGYDTLTWLAEQEWSTGKVATWGCSSSAEWQMGLAAQDHPAHAAMIPMAAGAGIGRVGEFHEQGNWYKGGVHQTLFMVWLYNVQQGIRPQFPADLTQSQLQRLRKMYDLAPKMPEVDWKKQLRTLPATEWLSSVGGNDGPAVDLLTRQPEDPRWYDGGLYHDNEGFGVPAFWFNSWFDVSQGPNLALFNHVRKNADDKSVRDGQYMIVAPTLHCGFYRTPENEDLIVGELNVGDATFPYYDTMFSFLDHYVKGEKNGFGKETPRVQFYTMGRNEWSAAEQWPPKDVKPVTFYLESDGAANSLFGDGALSTEQATGAQSDSFTYDPMNPVPSLGGGVCCNGGASDGGSFDQRGIEARADVLVYTSSPLDESLDVTGFVRTRLFVSSDVKDTDFTVKLVDVHPDGTAYNIDDTILRTRYRNGYKNPEMMKRGQIYLLTPTAMSTSYEFKKGHRIRVEVASSKFPQYMRNLNTGGNNVDEEEGVEAHNTLHHSAEYPSAITLPVRR
- a CDS encoding M13 family metallopeptidase; this translates as AHPKFFAEMNLALEDTSLDIWKSYLRWNVINATSPYLSSEFAEADFDFYSKTLSGTEEMRPRWKRVIDQTSGSLGEALGEVYVERAFPPETKARADAMIENLRAAVHGRISNLDWMGEETRESALAKLEGFNTKIGYPDEWRDYSSLEIGTESYLANIRAANAFEQRRQLNKIGQPIDRNEWGMAPQTINAYYNPVMNEIVFPAAIMQPPFFDGTIDDAINYGAMGGVIGHEFMHGFDDQGSRFDVNGNMQNWWSDDDRTRFEERTAKLVEQYDGFVAVDDLHVNGQLTLGENIGDLAGITMSYYALQKALETDNPGEIDGFTPEQRFFLSWARAWRRNYRDESIKLQVNSDPHSPSMFRANGPLANMPEFAAAWGCEPGDPMVLGDDMRADIW
- a CDS encoding trypsin-like peptidase domain-containing protein; the encoded protein is MKDRLKLICALAVILTLGVGITAAQTPIGIARADDIRAIQTVQLVSAPAVDLQVVTAEDIDRDLAGLAPRYAIANAVSITPERDGIWEDLGDGTLIWRVRAGAPGAISINLGFGQYVMTPNGSLRIYSVDGQHVRRPFTAVDNALHGELWTPLLITDEIVVEVVLPAEERDNLRLELTSVNVGYREFGSDNRSGSCNVDVICPDGDGWRGEIPSVAAISTGGSLFCSGFMVNNTAQDTTPYFMTAYHCGISAGNAASLVTYWNYETDSCGGARNGSLNQFQTGSFFRSRWSTSDFALVEMDSDPDPAWGVTFAGWNRSGAEATTAVAIHHPSVDEKAISFEFDATTTTSYLGTSVPGNGTHVRVADWDTGTTEGGSSGSPLFNQNHQVIGQLHGGYAACGNNSADWYGKFSVSWNGGGTSSTRLSTWLDPGNTGANSVNTLVVGGCSNNGDCDDGAFCNGAETCGGGGSCQPGNDPCPGQACNESNDSCEPLVCNNDGTCDAGEDCNNCGDDCISGTGVSCGDGVCETAAGEDCFSCPSDCNGKTNGNPNNRYCCGNGTPCTDSRCSNNGNICTTSGGGMSYCCGDMACQGDENNSNCSIDCGPPPVCGDNVCDVGAGEDCASCAADCCGSCDPVGTSCIDDSDCCSNKCKGPSGGKTCK